A part of Brachybacterium faecium DSM 4810 genomic DNA contains:
- a CDS encoding ABC-type sugar transport system, permease component (PFAM: Binding-protein-dependent transport system inner membrane component), protein MRVSRAETTMNYVLLLGFAAFALAPVLTILAASVSAPLGQSGGLHLENFARAWTVGGFGRTLGNSLVVAAIVVSLATTLAILAGYAFGTMRFRGSTALFYLFLLGLMIPAEATIIPLFFDLRTLGLTDTYLAIAMPQVAQSIAFGTFWLRAQFRATPTSLLEAAALDGAGPLQALLRILVPASRPAIVTMVVLVFMWTWNEFLIALIMAPGGRLRTAPLGLANFQGQYTSETALLAAGAVIVALPTVILFLFLQRHFIRGMLEGVAK, encoded by the coding sequence ATGAGGGTCTCCCGCGCCGAGACGACGATGAACTACGTGCTCCTGCTGGGCTTCGCCGCCTTCGCGCTCGCCCCGGTGCTCACGATCCTGGCCGCCTCCGTCTCCGCACCGCTGGGGCAGAGCGGCGGGCTGCACCTGGAGAACTTCGCCCGCGCCTGGACGGTCGGCGGCTTCGGCCGGACGCTCGGCAACTCGCTCGTGGTCGCCGCGATCGTGGTCTCGCTCGCCACGACGCTCGCGATCCTCGCCGGCTATGCCTTCGGCACCATGCGCTTCCGGGGCTCGACGGCGCTGTTCTACCTGTTCCTGCTGGGGCTGATGATCCCGGCCGAGGCGACGATCATCCCGCTGTTCTTCGACCTGCGCACGCTGGGCCTGACCGACACCTATCTCGCGATCGCGATGCCGCAGGTGGCGCAGTCGATCGCCTTCGGCACGTTCTGGCTGCGGGCGCAGTTCCGCGCCACGCCCACGAGCCTCCTCGAGGCCGCCGCGCTCGACGGCGCGGGCCCGCTGCAGGCGCTGCTGCGGATCCTCGTGCCCGCCTCCCGCCCCGCGATCGTCACCATGGTGGTGCTGGTGTTCATGTGGACCTGGAACGAGTTCCTCATCGCGCTGATCATGGCGCCGGGCGGGAGGCTGCGCACCGCCCCGCTGGGGCTGGCGAACTTCCAGGGCCAGTACACCTCCGAGACCGCGCTGCTGGCCGCGGGCGCCGTGATCGTCGCGCTGCCCACCGTGATCCTGTTCCTGTTCCTTCAACGCCACTTCATCCGCGGAATGCTCGAAGGAGTCGCCAAGTGA